Sequence from the Phormidium ambiguum IAM M-71 genome:
TAAGCAGACTATTCTGTGGGAAGGCTTCGCATCCGTTTGTGTAGCTGCAACTTCAGTTGCAGCTTTATTTTCTACCTGGCATCACGAAATAATTGCCCTCTAACCATCCCTAGTCTACGATTAAGGGTGATTGGCGCTATCTTTCCGGCTACCGATGGAATACTGGGAATTTCTCATTCAAAAAGAAAACGATCGCTCTTGGCAATCCCTGAAATCAGCAGAAGTTGAACTTCCGCAAGGCAGGTATCGTCTCGTAGTGCGTTCCAACCGTGCAGACACCGACATAGACATTCGCATCATTCACAATTCAATCTACGAAAACCCACCTAAACGTAGGTTACAGAAGCGATCGCGTCGCATCAACTCCGAAGGGTTAATGGTGTTGATTCCTTTTACCGATCTCACTCCCGGAATCTGGGAATTTCGCTGTCTGCCAGATTTGTTTGAAGATTTAATGGGAGAACCTTGGCAAAAAAACCTAAAATTAAAAGTTTTGCCCCCAGAAACTCAATCAGATTCAGCAAAACTGGGTAAACAGGAAATAGGCGAACCTGGAAGAATTGGCGATTTAACTATTTCTCATCAATCCAAAATTCCAGTTTCTGGTGTTAAATCAACAACTCCCGATCCTTATCCCTTACGCTTAACTCTTAAGCAAGAAGCGTTCATGGCGCGTGCGGGACAATCAATTACTTTAGCTGGATATTTGGAACTACCAAATCCAGAAAATCAGGATAATGAAGCCAAAATTGCATTAACAGGAGAAATGCGAATTCGGCTGCGCGATCCTCAAAGTGGAGAAGTTTTAGCTCAACGTCAGCAGCAATTAATCACGCAGGAAATTCCTTTTACTTTTGCTTGCAATATTCATATTCCTGTCCACAGTAAAACTCATTTACTGCTTGGTGAAGTTACTATTTACGATGTACCAGAAGTACCAAATGATTCTCCATTAGTTTTGGCAACTAGGTCTTTTAGTATTACCGCAGATTTAGATGATTTACTGAGTGCGATCGCAGATAATTTTCATGAAACAGAAGCCTTAGAAGTCTCATCAAACCAATCTAAATCAGCAGCTTTAGACTTAGCAGCCTATAATCAAGCAACAACACCTCAAAACCTTAACTTCCCAGTTTTTCAACCTGGTGGCAAACAAATTTTACCACCACAAATCTATCAACATGACTTGATTAGAAACCCAATTAAAAAAGTAGAACTACCAAGTTTTGGTAATTTTGGTACTCCCGAACCAGAACCAGAATTAGCAACCTCGTCAACTTCAGAAACATCTGAATTAGAAACCGAATCAATTGTTGAAGATATTATTTCGGAAAGCTTTACAGAAGCCACAGAAAATTCCGACCAAATTAGTACTGATGAAGATGAAAATGCAGCAGAAATCGATCCATCTATTGATTTTGCTTTTCAATCATTAAAATTAGAAGAACGTTTTTGGTCGCGGTTAAATGCGATCGCCTCTGACGCAGAATTAGTCACCGAATTAGGTAGCGATCCGCTTTTTGAAGATATTGAAGAAGAAAGCGAAACTCCTGCTGCTATTTATACAGGCCCAGATGCTGAATTAGCAGCAATGGAGTTTGTGGTCGAAGAAGAACAACCAACAACTCCAACCAGAAAATCAGAAAATAGTCTCAGTTCGCTAGGGGAAAGTTCAGAGGAAGAAACAGAAGCAGAAATTTTACCAACACCAGAATTAGACGTACCTGAAGGAGAATTAACTGCCGGACAACAAATTCGAGTGCGAGTTAGAGTTCCCCTGCGGCAACCTCGACTCGGTGTAAAGTTTTGGGTAGTAGATTTACAAACGCGATCGCTAGTCGAAGGCCCAAATTGGTTAGCTGATTTTTATCCCGACGCTTGGGGAAATTTAGAAACCTCTTTCCAAATGACTGTTCCTTTTGGTTGCTTAGAAATTCGCTTTGAAGCAATTTCCTCCGATATTTCCACCAAACAAGAAAGTCGCAAAGCTCAAATTAATCGCAGCGTCGTTCCCCCAGACTTACCACAGTTCTCTGAAGATGATTTGACGACATTGTAATCCTAGAAGGCAGAAGGCAGAAGGCAGAAGGCAGAAGGCAGAAGGCAGAAGGCAGAAGGCAGAAGGCAGAAGGCAGAAGGCAGAAGGCAGAAGGCAGAAGGCAGAAGGTAAAATCCCCCTTTCCCCTTTTCCCCCCTTTCCCCTTTCCCCCTTTCCCCCTTTCCCCTTTCCCTACTAATCACCAACATAATCCAATGAACTATGAACGATACTGATACAGTGTTATTAAAATCGGAACGAAATATTGACTACACTCCCTTAGAAGCACTGCTGAAAGCACAAGACTTTCAAGCTGCCGATCAATTGACTCTAGAAAAGTTGTGTGAATTGGCGGGAGTTGAAACCACACAAAGAAAATGGTTGTATTTTACTGAAGTAGAAAACTTTCCGGTGACTGACTTACAAACCATTAATCAATTATGGTTGAATCACTCAGAAGGTAAATTTGGCTTTTCCGTCCAAAGGGAAATCTGGCTCTCTTTGGGAAAAAACTGGGAAAAATTATGGCCGAAAATTGGTTGGAAGTCGGGGAATAATTGGACAAGATATCCCAATGAATTTATTTGGGATTTAAGTGCGCCGAAAGGACATTTACCCTTGTCTAACCAACTACGAGGAGTGCGCGTCATGGCTTCTTTATTATCTCATCCAGCTTGGACAAATTTAGGCGATCGCTAAAGGACTTATTTCAAAGAGCCAAAACACTGTAGGGACGTTGCATACAATGTCTCTACAGTGTGATTAATCAACATGGACATGACATCACTCATTTTGAGAATTGGTATAAAAAAGCTTTTTTGTCCCGTTGATATTTGGTAGTCATTTTGGCAATACCATCTTTAAAATCACAATATGTACGTAATCCTGTCGTTACAGAGGGAAAAGCGGGAAAAAGAGTGGGTAATTCTATCCCCTTAAGAAGAAGTAACAAGAGAATTTTACAAATAGTATTACTATTTTCTTAAAAAGATGTTTGTCTGGAAGCTAATTGGGGAACTTTAAGAATAGCTATAAGCCATCGGGCAGCAGCTAAGTAAATTTCACGTTAAATTAATTATGCGGGTAGCAGTTGGCATGATAAGCCCTGAAAACAATCTATTTTTGGGTTTGAATGGTGTAACACCTCAAGCAAAAGAGCAACAGCGTCTCATAGCTTTAGCAGAATCTGGATTACTGCAAGCGGAAAACATCCCGATTTTCGATGAGGCGACACAGACAGCAGCCCATTTCCTAGATGCGCCTATCTGCATCTTGGGCATCATGGACAAAGAGCGGCAAATTTTCAAGGCGGCTGTTGGTTTATCACGATTAGGATTAATGAATCAGCTGGCAGCATCGCGTCAGTTATTGCGATCGGAATCTTTTTGCCATCATGTGGTAGAAAGTCAAAGAGTCTTAATCATTAATGACGCTCTCACCGATCCAGCTTATGAGAAAAGTTTACTCGTACAGCAATACGGTATCCGCGCCTATTTAGGAGTACCACTGCTAACTAGTAGCGGACATTGCTTGGGTACTTTAGCAGTAATGGATAAAGTAGCACGTAACTTTTCTAGCAAGGATATCGAGTTTTTAGAACTCATGGCTCGCTGGATGATGAGTGAATTTGAGCGGAGTCGCTTACAAACAAGCGTCGAAACTCCAGGGGTAATGGTGAATTTAAATACCCAAATGATTGCTCCATCCCAACGCAATGAACAGGTAGCAGCTAATCAAATTCAAGTCAAACTGTTAGGACAAATCACTCAGGAACTCAGGACACCATTAACTTCGGTTTTGGGAATGGCTAGTGTTTTGGGCAGGGAAATTTATGGCCCATTAACTAAAAAACAAAGAGAATACTTAGAAATTATCCAAAACAGCGGTCAATATTTA
This genomic interval carries:
- a CDS encoding GAF domain-containing sensor histidine kinase, with amino-acid sequence MISPENNLFLGLNGVTPQAKEQQRLIALAESGLLQAENIPIFDEATQTAAHFLDAPICILGIMDKERQIFKAAVGLSRLGLMNQLAASRQLLRSESFCHHVVESQRVLIINDALTDPAYEKSLLVQQYGIRAYLGVPLLTSSGHCLGTLAVMDKVARNFSSKDIEFLELMARWMMSEFERSRLQTSVETPGVMVNLNTQMIAPSQRNEQVAANQIQVKLLGQITQELRTPLTSVLGMASVLGREIYGPLTKKQREYLEIIQNSGQYLLSLVNEILALGELNTDDPKLNFSATDIEMLCQQASNSLEEAANRRGQKIRVSVEPGNRIWQLDKDKMRQMLYHLVSSLLKTADTGCVVRVHVSRKNEGLNISVWVSHPWLGDSLPHVESFLYQSSVKTIPPVIAESSSESLDVEGWSKLAIDSSPSTEFHHLDESTMATTEEVEISATALDKESLENLGLLLSCHLAQIQGGSISIQGSPESGYRYVIQLPRVKAVDE